One window from the genome of Ammoniphilus sp. CFH 90114 encodes:
- a CDS encoding Gfo/Idh/MocA family protein, with amino-acid sequence MTKKVRIGIIGCGGIAFGKHMPSLAKLEVVEMVAFCDVNEEKAEEAAKQFGTTEAHVFKDYRQLLQDPTIDVVHVCTPNDSHADITVASLESGKHVMCEKPMAKTTEEARRMVDAAKRSGKKLTVGYQNRFRSDSQYLHKVCARGDLGEIYYAKAHAIRRRAVPTWGVFLDEEKQGGGPLIDIGTHALDLTLWMMNNYKPQVVLGSTFHKLGKKENAANAWGSWDPEKFKVEDSAFGFIRMENGATIALESSWALNTLQTGEAKCTLCGTDGGADMWDGLHINGENLSKLYTQRIDLDAKGVDFYEGEKESAADLEARLWIESVIHDTEPVVKPEEALVVTEILEAIYKSAETGEAVYFNK; translated from the coding sequence ATGACAAAGAAGGTACGCATTGGAATTATTGGTTGCGGTGGCATTGCTTTTGGTAAACATATGCCTAGTTTAGCGAAGCTTGAAGTTGTTGAAATGGTCGCATTCTGTGATGTGAATGAGGAAAAGGCAGAGGAAGCTGCTAAACAGTTTGGTACAACAGAAGCTCATGTGTTTAAAGATTATCGACAGCTCTTACAGGACCCTACGATTGATGTAGTGCATGTTTGCACACCGAATGATTCTCATGCTGATATCACTGTTGCCTCGCTTGAATCAGGGAAGCATGTGATGTGTGAAAAGCCGATGGCGAAGACGACTGAAGAAGCACGCAGGATGGTTGATGCCGCAAAAAGATCAGGAAAAAAACTGACAGTAGGCTATCAAAATCGTTTTCGGAGTGATAGTCAATACTTACACAAAGTATGTGCACGTGGAGACTTAGGTGAAATTTATTATGCCAAGGCCCATGCCATTCGACGTAGAGCCGTTCCTACTTGGGGTGTATTCTTAGATGAGGAAAAGCAAGGAGGGGGCCCGCTAATTGATATTGGAACCCATGCTTTAGATCTCACCTTATGGATGATGAATAATTATAAGCCACAAGTTGTTCTCGGAAGCACCTTTCATAAGCTGGGGAAAAAGGAAAATGCAGCAAATGCTTGGGGATCTTGGGACCCAGAGAAGTTTAAGGTAGAGGATTCTGCTTTTGGCTTTATTCGTATGGAAAATGGGGCTACGATTGCCTTGGAATCAAGCTGGGCATTAAATACTCTTCAAACCGGTGAAGCCAAGTGTACGCTTTGTGGTACCGATGGCGGAGCAGACATGTGGGATGGCTTACATATCAATGGGGAGAACTTGAGCAAATTATATACCCAACGAATCGACTTAGATGCAAAGGGTGTTGATTTCTATGAGGGAGAGAAGGAAAGTGCAGCTGATCTAGAAGCAAGGCTCTGGATTGAATCGGTGATCCATGATACGGAACCTGTCGTGAAGCCTGAAGAGGCTTTAGTCGTAACAGAAATTCTCGAAGCGATTTACAAGTCTGCTGAGACAGGTGAAGCGGTTTATTTCAATAAATAG
- a CDS encoding sugar phosphate isomerase/epimerase: protein MKLGIFTVLFGDKNLEEALDYIQSQGLETVEIGVGGYPGKKHADAATLIGDEQLLNTFKQAVVSRGLEISAISCHGNPLHPDAEVADAFHQDFLHAVLLAEKLGVETVIGFSGCPGESDSSKNPVWVTCAWPPEHVEVLEWQWKEKVIPYWKEMSQFMREHGVRVAIEPHPGFVVYNTETALRLREEAGDNIGVNFDPSHLYWQQMDPVECIKELGKAKAIYHFHAKDTAFDTRNVAINGVLDTKSYRDELTRSWIFRTVGYGHGEEEWRRIISALQLIGYDGAISIEHEDSLMSIEEGFEKAVTFLKSILIRQRIEQIWWA from the coding sequence GTGAAATTAGGGATATTTACAGTATTATTTGGAGACAAGAACCTCGAAGAAGCCCTAGACTACATCCAGTCACAAGGGTTAGAAACAGTTGAAATAGGAGTAGGTGGATATCCAGGGAAAAAGCACGCAGATGCAGCCACTCTTATTGGTGACGAACAGTTATTAAATACTTTTAAGCAAGCTGTCGTTTCTAGAGGGCTTGAGATTAGTGCCATCTCTTGCCATGGCAATCCTCTCCACCCTGATGCTGAAGTTGCTGATGCCTTCCATCAAGACTTTCTTCATGCTGTTTTACTAGCAGAAAAATTAGGAGTGGAGACGGTTATTGGCTTTTCCGGCTGTCCAGGAGAATCGGATTCATCAAAGAATCCGGTTTGGGTCACTTGCGCTTGGCCACCAGAACATGTTGAAGTATTAGAATGGCAGTGGAAGGAAAAAGTCATTCCTTATTGGAAGGAGATGTCCCAATTTATGAGGGAACATGGGGTGCGCGTGGCTATTGAACCTCATCCGGGCTTTGTTGTCTATAATACCGAAACAGCACTTCGCTTACGCGAGGAGGCAGGAGATAATATCGGTGTCAATTTTGATCCAAGTCACCTGTACTGGCAACAGATGGACCCGGTAGAGTGTATTAAGGAACTTGGAAAAGCGAAAGCCATCTATCACTTTCATGCTAAAGATACAGCCTTTGATACACGTAATGTTGCTATCAACGGGGTTTTAGATACCAAATCGTATCGTGATGAGCTGACTCGTTCATGGATTTTCCGTACAGTAGGGTACGGTCACGGAGAAGAAGAGTGGAGACGGATTATTAGTGCTCTGCAATTGATAGGGTACGATGGAGCGATTTCTATTGAACACGAGGATAGCCTGATGTCGATTGAAGAGGGATTTGAGAAAGCAGTTACCTTTTTAAAGAGCATATTAATTCGCCAACGAATCGAACAGATTTGGTGGGCTTAA
- a CDS encoding Gfo/Idh/MocA family protein: MQPVKLGMIGAGGIARTAHYRALTQLKDEVQVVAVADVAIEAAQQLAREFGIEQAFSNYQDLLTIEEMDAVLITVPNFLHSPVANDSMQAGKHVLCEKPMAINASEAEKMLEVKRKTGKHLMLALNNRFRKDIQHLKGLVERGEFGEIYHAKCGWMRRAGIPGWGGWFTTMSQSGGGPLIDIGVHMLDLALYLMGNPKPVSVVGSTYQKFGDLKHAGNRVWNVANPKGTFDVEDFATAFIRLDLGATLTLDVSWAANIEKENVFLNLIGTKSGASVNNDLGTVLYSEQSGILQNIHPHISFDDHQARLAMWKHFLHCVRTGEEPQSTPEQGMFINKILDAIYQSSELKKEIQI, encoded by the coding sequence ATGCAACCTGTAAAACTTGGGATGATAGGGGCGGGAGGGATTGCGCGCACAGCTCATTACCGCGCATTAACTCAACTAAAGGATGAGGTCCAGGTCGTGGCAGTGGCAGATGTAGCTATAGAAGCTGCTCAACAACTAGCTCGAGAGTTTGGAATTGAACAAGCTTTCTCCAATTATCAGGACCTTTTAACCATAGAAGAAATGGATGCGGTCCTCATTACAGTACCGAATTTTCTTCATTCACCCGTAGCTAACGATTCCATGCAAGCTGGCAAACACGTATTATGTGAAAAGCCTATGGCTATCAATGCGAGTGAAGCAGAGAAGATGTTGGAAGTGAAGCGCAAGACCGGAAAGCACTTGATGCTTGCCCTTAACAATCGCTTCCGCAAAGATATACAACATCTTAAAGGACTAGTAGAACGGGGCGAATTTGGTGAGATCTATCATGCGAAATGTGGCTGGATGAGAAGGGCAGGGATTCCGGGGTGGGGTGGTTGGTTTACCACCATGTCTCAATCTGGGGGAGGCCCTCTGATTGATATCGGAGTACATATGCTTGATTTGGCACTTTACTTAATGGGGAATCCTAAACCGGTTTCGGTTGTTGGCTCTACCTATCAGAAGTTTGGTGATCTTAAACATGCCGGGAATAGAGTGTGGAATGTTGCAAATCCCAAAGGGACATTCGATGTGGAGGATTTTGCGACGGCTTTTATCCGGCTGGATCTAGGTGCTACCTTAACCCTTGATGTTAGCTGGGCAGCTAACATTGAAAAGGAAAATGTGTTCCTCAATCTGATAGGAACAAAATCAGGAGCGTCTGTTAACAATGATTTAGGAACCGTTCTGTATTCCGAGCAATCAGGGATTCTTCAAAATATTCATCCACACATTTCATTCGATGATCATCAGGCTAGGTTGGCCATGTGGAAACATTTCCTTCATTGTGTGCGTACAGGAGAGGAACCTCAGTCTACGCCTGAGCAAGGGATGTTTATTAATAAGATTCTAGATGCCATATATCAATCCAGTGAATTAAAGAAGGAAATTCAAATCTAG